In a single window of the Rhopalosiphum padi isolate XX-2018 chromosome 1, ASM2088224v1, whole genome shotgun sequence genome:
- the LOC132932106 gene encoding small ubiquitin-related modifier-like, whose translation MLALQTYASRIASIPNLFVTNHTIRWSLLLPVHFTATAFSWLQHRTSCSPILKLISEMAKNKGNAGELISLRLEGLADDFQMQFRINKDASFKWLLEMYSKRIGTNKQFFYDGKLISETDTPESLEMEEEGTIEVHNAV comes from the exons ATGCTTGCGTTACAGACATACGCATCACGTATTGCTAgcatacctaatttatttgttaCGAACCACACTATTCGATGGTCATTGTTGTTGCCAGTACATTTCACTGCTACCGCGTTTTCTTGGCTTCAACACCGAACGTCTTGTTCACCAATTTTAAAACTCATATCAGAAATGGCTAAAAACAAAGGA aatGCCGGTGAACTGATTTCACTTCGTCTTGAAGGCCTAGCTGATGATTTTCAAATGCAATTCAGGATCAATAAAGATGCTTCTTTTAAATGGCTCTTGGAAATGTATAGTAAAAGAATT ggtacaaataaacaattcttTTATGATGGAAAATTGATTTCTGAAACAGACACACCTGAATCGTTAGAAATGGAAGAAGAAGGTACGATAGAAGTCCACAATGCGGTCTAA